In the genome of Elusimicrobiaceae bacterium, one region contains:
- a CDS encoding outer membrane beta-barrel protein, protein MRYCLIAAAALAVFFIQGTCGAETVYLKSGAAVSGSIAGGSDGSVELVTASGTFVIPRSGIDRIEKDVFRVTMNDGTVYEGAIEDLSADSMVLATTGGRRMVIARQDIAKAEPVTAVPGVPAELAAVSTYAAAAFEPPAAAAQPSSAPVTGPAVQQAGQAEPLPQPPPYAEITADGRVKRGFFGRGISGVLELSLGPWLNDISLDLGPYGGSVVSPGKTGFALGAEYLFRFRSGLCLGLHAELLSLGTKTHAFPASAIKTSGGITVVEVTGGYEFNPAGRFRPYARAGIGAAFTDISYNVSNDSVLGEGHKAGSEGLMFSGGAGVKAKVGEAVLAAELRYLNIRQKDGVFAGSSAGSFVPAVKICWVFN, encoded by the coding sequence TGCGGGGCCGAAACGGTGTATCTTAAATCGGGCGCGGCGGTGTCCGGTTCGATCGCAGGCGGTTCGGACGGGAGCGTGGAACTGGTCACGGCGTCGGGCACGTTTGTCATTCCCCGGTCCGGCATTGACCGTATCGAGAAAGACGTTTTCAGGGTCACCATGAATGACGGGACGGTTTATGAGGGCGCTATCGAGGATCTCAGCGCGGATTCGATGGTGCTTGCAACAACCGGCGGAAGGCGCATGGTGATCGCGCGGCAGGACATTGCGAAAGCGGAGCCTGTTACCGCCGTGCCGGGCGTGCCGGCGGAGCTGGCCGCGGTGTCAACTTATGCAGCCGCGGCGTTTGAGCCGCCGGCGGCAGCCGCACAGCCGTCTTCGGCGCCTGTGACCGGGCCGGCCGTGCAACAGGCCGGACAGGCCGAGCCTTTGCCGCAGCCGCCGCCTTACGCGGAAATAACCGCCGACGGGCGTGTCAAGCGGGGGTTTTTCGGGCGCGGGATATCGGGCGTGCTTGAATTGTCTTTAGGGCCGTGGCTCAACGATATCAGCCTTGATCTCGGCCCGTATGGCGGAAGCGTCGTGTCGCCCGGCAAAACCGGGTTTGCGCTGGGCGCGGAATACCTGTTCAGGTTCAGGTCCGGGTTGTGTCTGGGCTTGCATGCCGAACTCCTGTCGCTTGGCACAAAAACCCATGCTTTCCCGGCTTCCGCTATCAAGACATCGGGCGGGATCACCGTTGTTGAGGTAACTGGCGGCTACGAATTCAATCCGGCAGGCCGGTTCCGGCCCTATGCGCGGGCCGGAATCGGAGCGGCGTTTACCGATATAAGCTACAACGTGTCAAACGATTCGGTGCTGGGCGAGGGCCATAAGGCCGGGTCGGAAGGACTTATGTTTTCAGGCGGAGCCGGCGTAAAGGCGAAGGTGGGAGAGGCGGTGCTGGCCGCCGAACTGCGCTATTTGAATATACGGCAGAAAGACGGAGTGTTTGCCGGTTCTTCCGCCGGCTCTTTTGTGCCTGCCGTGAAAATATGCTGGGTATTTAACTGA